From Clavelina lepadiformis chromosome 9, kaClaLepa1.1, whole genome shotgun sequence, the proteins below share one genomic window:
- the LOC143470985 gene encoding very long chain fatty acid elongase 6-like has product MQELPAWKGTLKNALLNEWKVEQYAVGDWVLPIYETWAFPIVCTAAYLLMIFAGPKYMKDKTRFDLRKPMMIWSFMLAVFSTLGAVRTSAVMLVAFQTGGLHTVVCDPIFYNGPITHFWCGLFAFSKFLEYIDTVFIVLRKQNLIFLHWYHHITVAFVTGLIYSSQYGGGWIFVTVNFIIHSLMYSYYALKAAGIKLPRALALVITISQIAQMIIGCAVMYGIVVWGDEYGCPSSPIHKISGSIMYASYLALFANFFYKTYIVGKKAKQGQEKKVSDSSQQFRMEVDDREMNGGSLRKRA; this is encoded by the exons ATGCAGGAGTTACCGGCATGGAAAGGAACTCTAAAAAATGCTTTACTTAACG AATGGAAAGTGGAGCAATATGCGGTTGGAGATTGGGTTTTACCTATTTATGAGACATGGGCGTTTCCCATAGTCTGCACTGCTGCCTACCTGTTGATGATTTTTGCTGGGCCAAAGTATATGAAGGACAAAACACG CTTCGACCTACGTAAGCCTATGATGATATGGTCATTCATGTTAGCAGTCTTCAGCACATTAGGAGCTGTTCGTACGTCAGCAGTCATGCTGGTTGCCTTCCAAACTGGAGGTTTGCATACGGTCGTATGTGATCCTATTTTCTATAATGGACCCATAACGCATTTCTGGTGTGGGCTTTTTGCGTTCAGCAAATTTCTTGAATACA TTGACACCGTCTTTATCGTACTTAGGAAGCAGAACCTGATATTTCTTCACTGGTATCATCATATAACGGTTGCATTTGTTACCGGGCTCATATACAGCAGCCAATATGGAG gtgGTTGGATATTTGTAACAGTCAACTTCATTATACATTCGTTGATGTACAGCTACTACGCGCTGAAAGCGGCAGGCATAAAACTCCCGCGTGCGCTTGCGCTGGTTATAACTATATCTCAG ATTGCCCAAATGATAATAGGTTGCGCTGTCATGTACGGAATCGTGGTTTGGGGCGATGAGTACGGTTGTCCATCGTCACCTATTCATAAAATATCGGGAAGTATCATGTACGCTTCCTATCTTGCACTTTTCGCCAATTTCTTCTACAAAACTTACATTGTTGGAAAGAAAGCGAAACAGGGACAAGAGAAG
- the LOC143470889 gene encoding very long chain fatty acid elongase 6-like, producing MQDLEPWKEILSHGSLTDWELEKYRIEIWMSSLYQTWEIPIICSVAYLVVIFGGQKYMKNRPSFSLRKPMMIWSSLLAVFSILGAVRTSAVMAIAFQTGGLTTVVCDPIVYNGPITHFWAALFPFSKFIEYIDTVFIVLRKQNLIFLHWYHHLTVALVAGLTYGGKYGGGWVFMTANYAIHSLMYSYYAFRAAGIKLPRVLAVVITGCQIAQMIIGCAVMYGIVVWGDEYGCPSSPVHKISGSVMYASYLALFANFFYKTYVVGKKAKQC from the exons ATGCAAGACTTAGAGCCCTGGAAAGAAATATTGAGCCATGGCTCTCTTACCG ACTGGGAACTAGAAAAGTATCGTATAGAAATATGGATGTCCTCGCTATATCAGACATGGGAGATTCCTATAATCTGCAGTGTTGCTTACTTGGTTGTAATATTTGGTGGACAAAAGTACATGAAGAACAGACCAAG TTTCAGTCTACGTAAGCCTATGATGATATGGTCGTCGTTGCTGGCCGTTTTCAGCATACTAGGAGCTGTTCGTACGTCAGCAGTCATGGCAATTGCTTTTCAAACTGGAGGCCTGACAACGGTCGTCTGCGATCCCATTGTTTATAATGGACCCATAACTCATTTTTGGGCAGCGCTTTTTCCATTTAGCAAGTTTATAGAATACA TTGACACAGTCTTTATCGTATTACGAAAGCAAAATCTCATATTTCTTCACTGGTATCATCATCTGACAGTTGCTCTAGTTGCTGGGCTCACGTATGGTGGAAAATATGGCG GTGGTTGGGTATTTATGACAGCCAACTACGCCATACATTCGTTGATGTACAGCTACTATGCTTTTCGAGCGGCAGGCATAAAACTTCCACGTGTCCTGGCTGTCGTCATTACTGGATGTCAG ATTGCCCAAATGATAATAGGTTGCGCTGTCATGTACGGAATTGTGGTTTGGGGCGATGAGTACGGTTGTCCATCATCGCCCGTCCATAAAATATCGGGAAGTGTCATGTACGCTTCCTATCTTGCACTTTTCGCCAATTTCTTCTACAAAACTTATGTTGTTGGAAAGAAAGCGAAACAGTGCTAA